One part of the Aricia agestis chromosome Z, ilAriAges1.1, whole genome shotgun sequence genome encodes these proteins:
- the LOC121739121 gene encoding RNA exonuclease 5 has protein sequence MSKDKHNHEVSPKRRRLNTKDVSASKESIPEVKSENINRKINPKHNPKFRLKTVGENASLNTDTEARVPLTLTDIQHLLLHSLLGNLNVSQAPRWYVLDKCNHISQTTCLILEGVSVNDWLTGKENASNIDKIFEDVVEVITPSLYNGSLVRELALVPLSETEKESIIHKYGSMNLALEARKDLMIMMRAVFPIADSNSCPLEFDSKEKFPRTQLILSAWQLIQENYPVPLKGKLKTIYSDYVFSKDQYAPVTSKSPMFGLDCEMCVTSAGSELTRISIVNEKYETIYESYVKPYNNIVDYVTRFSGITKSILDDVTKRLEDVQKDLKELLPPDAILVGQSLNSDLHALKMMHPYVIDTSLIYNFTGERTRKPKLKVLAREFLNQDIQSNKNGHCSVEDSIAALKLVQLKLTKSIQFGDAVHTNRQGYKDNVVKMLTKKEYALSIFNHIIEEKKTSLVVGCDDITGDYHTFLMQAKESFTMQLKKVKPKKVKLNTCDGVEEVIATAAEATNNYNLVMAHLKVNMDDKLPQLSSIDGWIKSIWDSLPKSALFVVIFSGTTTDNGIAMAKVKNTL, from the exons ATGAGTAAGGACAAACATAACCACGAAGTGTCTCCTAAACGCCGACGATTAAATACTAAAG ATGTGTCAGCGTCAAAAGAGTCAATACCAGAAGTTAAATCTGAAAACATTAACCGGAAAATAAATCCTAAACATAACCCAAAATTTAGATTGAAAACTGTAGGAGAAAACGCTTCATTGAATACTGACACAGAAGCAAGGGTCCCGCTTACCCTTACAGACATTCAACATCTGTTACTGCATTCCCTTCTAGGCAACCTCAATGTATCCCAGGCTCCTCGCTGGTATGTGCTTGATAAATGTAATCACATTAGCCAAACTACGTGCTTAATTCTTGAAGGTGTATCTGTTAATGATTGGCTAACTGGCAAAGAAAATGCCAGCAACATAGACAAAATATTTGAAGATGTTGTTGAGGTTATAACACCATCACTCTACAATGGTTCCCTTGTTAGGGAACTCGCTTTAGTTCCCTTGTCAGAAACAGAGAAGGAGAGTATAATCCACAAATATGGCAGCATGAACTTAGCACTAGAAGCAAGAAAAGATTTGATGATTATGATGAGGGCTGTTTTTCCCATTGCTGATTCAAATTCTTGTCCATTGGAATTTGATTCCAAAGAAAAGTTTCCCAGAACACAGCTTATATTGTCTGCGTGGCAATTGATTCAAGAAAATTATCCTGTACCCCTAAAAGGCAAGCTAAAAACCATATACTCCGATTATGTTTTTTCTAAGGATCAATACGCTCCCGTCACTTCAAAATCACCAATGTTTGGTCTAGATTGTGAAATGTGTGTTACAAGTGCAGGATCTGAACTAACTAGAATATCAATTGttaatgaaaaatatgaaacaatttaTGAATCATATGTAAAACCATACAACAATATTGTAGATTATGTTACACGTTTTTCTGGCATAACAAAATCAATACTAGATGATGTAACAAAGAGACTTGAAGATGTCCAGAAAGACTTAAAAGAGCTACTTCCACCTGATGCTATTCTTGTGGGACAATCGTTGAATTCAGATCTTCATGCCTTAAAAATGATGCATCCCTATGTCATAGATACTAGCTTAATCTACAATTTTACAGGTGAGAGAACTCGTAAACCTAAACTTAAAGTATTGGCTAGAGAATTTCTAAATCAAGATATTCAATCAAATAAAAACGGCCACTGTTCTGTTGAAGACTCCATTGCTGCACTAAAATTAGTTCAATTAAAACTGACCAAAAGCATTCAATTTGGAGATGCCGTCCACACTAATAGACAGGGATACAAGGataatgttgtaaaaatgtTAACCAAGAAAGAATATGCACTCTCAATATTCAATCATATTATAGAAGAAAAGAAGACTTCTTTGGTTGTTGGCTGTGATGACATAACTGGCGATTATCATACATTTCTTATGCAGGCTAAAGAGAGCTTTACTATGCAGTTAAAGAAAGTTAAGCCAAAAAAAGTTAAACTAAACACATGTGATGGAGTAGAAGAAGTCATAGCCACCGCTGCCGAGGcgacaaataattataatttagtgATGGCACATCTGAAAGTGAATATGGACGATAAGCTGCCACAACTTTCAAGTATTGATGGTTGGATCAAATCTATATGGGATAGTCTTCCTAAATCAGCCCTTTTCGTAGTAATTTTTAGTGGAACAACTACAGATAATGGAATTGCAATGGCAAAAGTGAaaaacactttataa
- the LOC121739221 gene encoding UBA-like domain-containing protein 1, with amino-acid sequence MDSLREQVMINQFVLAAGCAREQAKSSLQAAQWQFETALSIFFQEVAIPPGANGAAQHYQQLMTPCNTPATPPNFPDALAAFSRLSTTGSPNNVSGGVNGMAPPVSPLATHPPPQHQQQMMQMQTNSFAGPSNPQNNYSPLSCSTAIRREQMPR; translated from the exons ATGGATTCCCTACGTGAACAAGTTATGATAAATCAATTTGTGTTAGCAGCTGGTTGCGCCCGTGAACAAGCGAAATCGTCATTACAAGCTGCTCAATGGCAATTTGAG actgccttatcaatattttttcaagAAGTTGCAATACCACCAGGTGCAAATGGTGCTGCGCAGCATTATCAG CAACTTATGACGCCCTGTAATACACCTGCAACACCTCCAAACTTTCCCGATGCACTGGCTGCATTTTCACGTCTCTCCACTACTGGAAGTCCGAACAATGTTAGCGGAGGTGTCAATGGCATGGCTCCTCCGGTCTCGCCCCTTGCTACCCACCCTCCACCTCAACATCAACAACAGATGATGCAGATGCAGACAAACTCGTTTGCCGGCCCTTCCAATCCACAGAATAATTACTCACCTCTATCATGCTCCACAGCT attCGC